The genomic segment TGTGGGCACTTGAAGCCTTTGGAGCCGCCTATACTCTGCAAGAACTGTTAACCGTCAAGTCAGACGATATGCAGGGCCGTAATGAAGCCTTGAATGCGATCGTTAAAGGCCAAGCGATTCCTCGACCGGGCACGCCTGAGTCCTTCAAGGTATTGATGCGAGAACTACAATCTCTCTGTCTCGATATTGCCGTACACAAGTTAGACACTGATGACGACGGCGTTAGCCGCGATTCAGAAGTTGATCTGATGGCTGATGTCAGTAATCGCCGCACGCCTTCACGCCCCACTTACGAGTCCTTTTCCCGAGTTGAAGAAGGAGAATCCTCCGGCGTTTAAGCAACACCACATTGACTAACCTAAAGTACCAGCAAGAACAAGAAAAGGAAGCTTGAAGCAATGCCAAAGCTAGAACAGCGGTTTGACTATGTAAAAATCGGTCTGGCTTCTCCAGAGCGGATTCGCCAGTGGGGAGAGCGGGCCTTACCCAACGGTCAAGTTGTCGGAGAGGTTACCAAGCCAGAAACAATCAACTATCGAACTCTCAAGCCAGAGATGGACGGGCTTTTTTGTGAACGCATTTTTGGTCCCGCGAAGGACTGGGAATGCCACTGCGGCAAATACAAGCGCGTCCGCCACCGAGGTATTGTCTGCGAACGCTGTGGCGTTGAAGTCACAGAATCGCGGGTGAGACGGCACCGAATGGGTTATATCAAATTAGCCGCCCCAGTCACGCATGTCTGGTACCTCAAAGGTATTCCTAGCTACATGGCAACGTTGCTGGATATGCCGCTGAGAGACGTAGAGCAGATTGTTTATTTCAATGCCTACGTCGTTCTCAATGCAGGCAACTCCGACACGCTGACCTACAAGCAACTACTAACTGAAGATCAGTGGATTGAGATTGAAGATCAGATATACAGTGAAGACTCTGAACTTTCTGGCATTGAAGTCGGGATTGGTGCGGAAGCCATTCAACAGCTACTTCAGGATATCAATTTAGAATCAGAGGCCGAACAACTCCGCGAAGACATCACCAACTCAAAAGGGCAGAAGCGCGCCAAGCTGATCAAGCGGCTGCGGGTTATTGACAATTTTGTGGGAACAGGCGCTCAGCCTGATTGGATGGTCCTCAGCGTCATTCCGGTGATTCCGCCTGACTTGAGACCTATGGTGCAGCTAGATGGTGGCCGATTTGCTACCTCTGACCTCAATGATCTGTATCGACGAGTCATTAACCGCAACAATCGTCTAGCACGGCTCCAAGAAATCCTCGCTCCTGAGATTATTGTTCGTAATGAAAAGCGAATGCTGCAGGAGGCGGTGGATGCTCTGATCGATAATGGCCGTCGTGGTCGCACCGTTGTGGGTGCAAACAACAGACCCCTGAAGTCGCTGTCAGACATTATCGAAGGTAAGCAAGGGCGCTTCCGACAGAATCTATTGGGTAAGCGGGTTGATTACTCTGGACGTTCCGTCATTGTGGTGGGGCCTAAGCTGAAGATCCACCAGTGCGGTCTCCCCAAGGAAATGGCAATTGAGCTTTTTCAGCCTTTCGTTATTCATCGATTGATTCGTCAGGGCTTGGTCAACAATATCAAGGCTGCTAAGCGCTTGATCCAGCGGAATGATCCGGTCATTTGGGATGTTCTAGAAGAAGTGATTGAAGGCCACCCGGTTATGCTGAACCGGGCACCCACTCTTCACCGCCTCGGGATTCAAGCCTTCGAGCCACTCCTAGTCGATGGTCGAGCTATTCAGCTCCACCCCCTTGTCTGTCCAGCTTTCAACGCTGACTTCGACGGAGATCAGATGGCGGTTCATGTTCCACTATCCATCGAGTCTCAATCAGAGGCTCGGCTGCTGATGTTGGCGTCTAACAATATCTTGTCTCCAGCAACGGGGCGTCCCATCGTTACCCCTAGTCAAGACATGGTACTGGGTTGCTACTACCTCACTGCTGAAAATCCTGATCAGCAAAAGGGAGCTGGGAAGTATTACGCCAGTCTTGACGATGCAATTATGGCCTATGAACAGCGACAAGTTGATCTCCATGCCTATGTATGGGTTCGGTTCGACGGACCCGTCGATGATAGTGATGATGATGCCGAACCCAACGTTGACAACGGCGACGATGGCAGTGTCACGTACACCTACCCATCTCGACGTGTACGAAAGGATGCTGAGGGAGAACTCCTATCGCAATATATCCGCACAACCCCTGGTCGCATGATTTACAACAAGACCATTCAAGATTCCCTGTTGGCTAGTTAAGGTAGAGGCGCACATTATGGCAGAACAAGCATCTCAAATACAGCGAGAGAAACTTTCTCCCGTATTTACAAACAAAGTTGTCAACAAGGGTGGCTTGAAGCGACTAGTTCACTGGTCGTTTACGCACTATGGCACAGCTCGCACAGCCGAAATGGCCGATCATCTCAAAGATTTAGGCTTCCGTTTTGCGACCCGTGCGGGTGTTTCCATCAGTGTTGATGATCTTCAGGTTCCTGAGAGTAAGAAAAAGCTACTAGAGACAGCTGAAGAAGAAATTCGGACTACAGAAGATCGCTATACGCGTGGTGAGATCACTGAAGTTGAACGGTTCCAGAAGGTCATTGATACTTGGAATGGGACTAGCGAAGAACTTAAAGACGAAGTTGTTCGTAATTTCAAGTCGAATAATCCACTGAACTCGGTTTATATGATGGCTTTCTCCGGTGCACGGGGAAATCTATCTCAGGTGCGCCAACTCGTCGGTATGCGAGGGCTAATGGCGGATCCTCAGGGTGAAATTATTGCACTGCCGATTAAAACTAATTTCCGAGAAGGCCTGACGGTTACTGAGTATATTATTTCATCCTATGGTGCCCGTAAGGGTCTTGTAGACACGGCCCTGAGAACGGCAGACTCTGGGTATCTGACCCGTCGTTTAGTAGACGTTTCTCAGGATGTGATTATTCGGGAAGCTGACTGCGGTACCCAACGAGGTGTCTCAGTCAAAAGTATGACGGATGGTGAGCGGGTTCTCATTCCTCTGCAGGATCGCCTGCTGGGGCGTGTGGTACTAGAGGAGGTCCTGCATCCTGAAACGAAGGAAGTCATTGTTGAAAAGAACGGAGCCATCTCTGAGGCAACGGCGAGAAAGATTGGTGCAGCAAACGTAGAAGAGGTGATTGTACGGTCGCCTTTGACTTGTGAAGCCGCTCGCTCGGTTTGTCAGTGCTGCTATGGCTGGAGCCTTGCCCATGCTCACTTAGTAGACGTTGGTGAAGCAGTCGGGATTATCGCTGCCCAATCCATTGGTGAACCAGGCACACAGCTCACCATGCGCACCTTCCATACGGGTGGTGTATTTACGGCAGAAGTTGCTAGCCAGATTCGAGCGCCCTTTGATGGTGTGATCAAATATCCAAAGCAGATGCGGAGTCGGCCCTATCGGACGCGTCATGGTGAAGACGCATTGACGGCTGAGACCAGTACAAAACTTACCATTGAAAGCGGTAGCAAGAAAAAGACCTTTGATATTACGCAGGGATCAACCCTACTCTTCCAAGATGGTCAGTCGGTAAAGGCTGGCAAGATGTTGGCAGAAGTCGCCATCACGGGCCGCAATATCCAGAAAACGACGGAGAAAGCGACAAAAGACGTCACCTCTGACCTCGCAGGACAGGCGAAGTTCTTTAATCTCGTGCCTGAAGAGAAGCATGACCGTCAGGGCAATACTACGCGCATTGCACCTCGAGGTGGGCTGATCTGGGTATTGTCTGGCGAGGTTTACAATCTTCCGCCTGGGGCTGAACCAACGGTAAAAAATAATGATCGCATCGCTGAGAGTGATGTCTTGGCTGAAACTAAGCTAATGACTGAGCACGGTGGTGTCGTACGTTTACCTGAGCAGACAGAGGGCAAGGGTGGCCGAGAAGTTGAGATGATTACGGCC from the Acaryochloris thomasi RCC1774 genome contains:
- a CDS encoding DNA-directed RNA polymerase subunit gamma translates to MPKLEQRFDYVKIGLASPERIRQWGERALPNGQVVGEVTKPETINYRTLKPEMDGLFCERIFGPAKDWECHCGKYKRVRHRGIVCERCGVEVTESRVRRHRMGYIKLAAPVTHVWYLKGIPSYMATLLDMPLRDVEQIVYFNAYVVLNAGNSDTLTYKQLLTEDQWIEIEDQIYSEDSELSGIEVGIGAEAIQQLLQDINLESEAEQLREDITNSKGQKRAKLIKRLRVIDNFVGTGAQPDWMVLSVIPVIPPDLRPMVQLDGGRFATSDLNDLYRRVINRNNRLARLQEILAPEIIVRNEKRMLQEAVDALIDNGRRGRTVVGANNRPLKSLSDIIEGKQGRFRQNLLGKRVDYSGRSVIVVGPKLKIHQCGLPKEMAIELFQPFVIHRLIRQGLVNNIKAAKRLIQRNDPVIWDVLEEVIEGHPVMLNRAPTLHRLGIQAFEPLLVDGRAIQLHPLVCPAFNADFDGDQMAVHVPLSIESQSEARLLMLASNNILSPATGRPIVTPSQDMVLGCYYLTAENPDQQKGAGKYYASLDDAIMAYEQRQVDLHAYVWVRFDGPVDDSDDDAEPNVDNGDDGSVTYTYPSRRVRKDAEGELLSQYIRTTPGRMIYNKTIQDSLLAS